Proteins from a single region of Pyrus communis chromosome 6, drPyrComm1.1, whole genome shotgun sequence:
- the LOC137738251 gene encoding phosphate transporter PHO1-like — translation MVKFSKELEAQLIPEWKGAFVNYWLLKKQVKKIKLSRVPKQPSDAAGDFGVSIFDPVRFVTKRISDMLFNFDNKTEIIQVKSKIMEDGDEEEIYETELAQLFSSEDEVRVFFEVLDVELNKVNQFYKTKESEFLERGEILNKQLQILLDLKQIFNDRRWKNSGSKSNIPSVPSSWSSSPRNSDFSTESVAESNTAPTEITQTSEALAALERNGVNFINTTTRGKTKKGKPKTAMRIDIPNTTPTRTITAVTSMLWEDLVNNPKKDGPGEFINRKKIQCAEKMIRGAFVELYRGLGLLKTYSSLNMVAFTKILKKFDKVSNQQASESYLKAVKISHFICSDKVVRLMDEVESIFTKHFASNDKKKAMKFLRPQQNKDSHTVTFFVGLFTGCFVSLFSVYAILAHLSGIFSPSTERDYMETVYPVFSVFALLSLHLFMYGCNLFMWKSTRINYNFIFEFQPSTALKYRDAFLVCTTFMTTVVAAMVVHLILRAKNFLPSRVDAIPGVFLLFAVALLVCPFDIFYRPTRYCFIRVIRNIVCSPLYKVLMVDFFMADQLTSQIPLLRHMESTACYFLAGNFRSHQYETCRSGRLFRELLYVISFLPYYWRAMQCARRWFDECDVNHLANMGKYVSAMVAAGSRITYANNPHSHLWFYIVVITSVVATVYQLYWDFVMDWGLFDAKSKNLWLRDELILKNKSIYYASIALNAVLRVAWVETVMGFHRIPDVESRLLDFLLASLEVIRRGHWNFYRLENEHLNNVGKYRAVKTVPLPFRETDSDG, via the exons ATGGTGAAGTTCTCAAAGGAGCTTGAAGCTCAGCTTATACCAGAATGGAAGGGTGCTTTCGTCAACTACTGGCTACTCAAGAAACAAGTTAAGAAGATCAAGCTTTCAAGAGTCCCCAAACAACCCTCAGACGCAGCCGGAGATTTCGGTGTCTCCATTTTCGATCCAGTTCGCTTTGTCACCAAAAGAATTAGCGACATGTTGTTCAATTTCGATAACAAAACGGAGATAATTCAG GTGAAGAGTAAAATCATGGAGGATGGTGATGAAGAAGAAATTTATGAGACAGAGCTCGCTCAGTTGTTTTCATCGGAGGATGAG GTGAGGGTGTTTTTTGAGGTACTAGATGTAGAACTTAACAAAGTGAACCAATTTTACAAGACGAAAGAGAGTGAGTTTCTTGAGAGAGGAGAGATTTTGAACAAACAGCTACAGATTTTGCTGGACCTCAAGCAAATTTTCAATGACCGGCGGTGGAAGAATtctggatcaaaatccaacatcCCGAGTGTTCCCAGCTCATGGTCTTCTTCGCCCCGGAATTCCGACTTCAGTACCG AGAGCGTGGCGGAATCGAATACGGCCCCTACAGAAATAACACAAACGAGTGAAGCACTTGCAGCATTAGAAAGAAATGGTGTTAACTTTATTAACACGACAACTCGGGGTAAGACCAAGAAAGGCAAACCTAAAACGGCCATGAGGATTGATATTCCAAACACAACACCGACAAGAACTATCACAGCTGTTACATCAATGCTTTGGGAAGATTTAGTGAACAATCCTAAAAAGGATGGCCCTGGAGAGTTCATCAATCGAAAGAAGATACAGTGTGCTGAAAAGATGATTAGAGGGGCTTTTGTAGAGCTCTACAGAGGTCTTGGTTTGCTTAAAACTTACAG CTCACTAAATATGGTAGCTTTTACAAAGATCCTAAAGAAATTCGACAAG GTATCAAACCAGCAGGCGTCAGAAAGTTATCTGAAAGCAGTGAAGATATCACATTTCATTTGTTCTGACAAG GTTGTTAGACTAATGGACGAAGTGGAGTCCATATTCACAAAGCACTTCGCCAGTAATGacaagaaaaaggcaatgaagTTTTTGAGgccacaacaaaacaaagattcTCATACTGTTACCTTTTTTGTTG GTTTGTTTACAGGTTGTTTTGTATCATTGTTTAGTGTGTATGCAATTTTAGCGCACTTGTCTGGTATATTCTCTCCTAGCACAGAAAGAGATTACATGGAAACTGTCTACCCTGTTTTCAG TGTTTTTGCCTTACTCAGCCTGCACTTGTTTATGTATGGGTGCAACCTATTCATGTGGAAGAGTACAAGAATCAATTACAACTTTATATTTGAATTCCAACCAAGCACGGCCCTCAAGTATCGCGATGCCTTCCTCGTATGCACAACCTTCATGACAACTGTGGTTGCTGCCATGGTTGTGCACCTTATATTAAGGGCAAAAAACTTCTTACCTAGCCGAGTTGATGCCATTCCTGGAGTTTTCCTTCTG TTTGCTGTTGCACTGCTTGTATGCCCATTTGACATCTTCTATCGACCAACTCGTTACTGCTTCATCAGAGTAATTCGTAACATAGTCTGCTCACCACTTTACAAG GTTTTGATGGTAGATTTTTTTATGGCTGATCAACTTACTAGCCAG ATCCCATTGCTGAGACACATGGAATCTACAGCTTGTTACTTTCTTGCTGGAAATTTCAGATCACACCAATACGAAACCTGCCGAAGTGGAAGGCTATTTAGAGAGCTGCTTTATGTTATCTCGTTCTTGCCATACTACTGGCGCGCCATGCAA TGTGCAAGGCGATGGTTTGATGAATGTGACGTTAACCATTTGGCTAACATGGGAAAATATGTTTCTGCCATGGTGGCAGCCGGATCAAGGATTACATATGCTAACAACCCGCACAGCCACCTATGGTTTTATATAGTAGTGATCACCTCTGTGGTGGCTACAGTCTACCAGTTGTACTGGGACTTTGTCATGGACTGGGGGCTTTTCGACGCAAAATCCAAGAACTTATGGCTAAGAGACGAACTTATTCTCAAGAACAAAAGCATCTATTATGCTTCCATT GCCTTGAATGCGGTCCTAAGAGTCGCTTGGGTAGAAACAGTAATGGGATTTCATAGAATTCCGGATGTTGAGTCACGATTGCTGGACTTTCTCTTAGCTTCATTAGAGGTTATCCGACGAGGGCATTGGAACTTTTACAG GTTAGAGAATGAGCATCTAAATAATGTTGGCAAGTACAGGGCAGTGAAGACTGTTCCGCTACCATTCCGTGAGACAGATTCTGATGGCTAA
- the LOC137737593 gene encoding long-chain-alcohol oxidase FAO1 — translation MRKECHPLLNGGRGYVGDARKYSHGFSSAEMQSLASICEALLPPLYEIKGEQPTINKAVQSFYKTSAAQTPIPDEVAQLMVKRALIEAVVLVRVVLWILGTKLGTLLLCGSLCFGKTWPFVHNFSSLSLEKREKVLQKWFKHRFLTPIRLAFVYIKFLCLYIFFSRVGENAENLIWQAIGYHVETDDQDDQKNHSKMQEQERPLQKGIIETMLETDTTLLNSLTQKGFQVIHDCTKNIYNVKCDVIVVGSGCGGGVAAAVLASSGHKVIVLEKGNYFTPSDYSSLEAPSHDQLYESGGILVTVDGKIVLQAASTVGGGSTINWSACIKTPNFVLQEWNKDHKIKFFGGSEYLSAMDTVCERIGVTENCVEEGFQNQVLRKGCENLGLGVDFVPRNSSEKHYCGSCGYGCRKGEKKGTDSTWLMDAVDYGAVIITGCKAERFVLETSKSGSKRKKKCLGVMAKPLSNNITKRLQIEAKVTISACGALLTPPLMLSSGLKNKNIGRNLHLHPVLMAWGYFPDSNSEFKGKNYEGGIITSVYKVVSADSKVKAIIETPALGPGTFSALSPWVSGEDIKNRMLKFSRTAHLISIIRDKGSGVVTKGGRVSYDFSALDKENIKGGLRQALRILIAAGAIEVGTHRSDGLRLKCKGIDKEELEEFLDMVIADEGPQSLVENWTTYSSAHQMGSCRMGINAKEGAVDENGESWEAESLFVCDGSVLPSAVGVNPMITIQSTAYCLSKRIADSLRKC, via the exons atgagaaagGAGTGTCATCCTTTGTTGAATGGGGGAAGAGGATATGTAGGAGATGCCAGAAAATACAGTCATGGATTCTCTTCAGCTGAGATGCAGTCTTTGGCAAGTATCTGTGAGGCTTTATTACCTCCTTTGTATGAAATCAAGGGTGAACAACCTACAATTAACAAGGCTGTTCAGTCCTTCTACAAAACTTCTGCGGCTCAAACTCCCATCCCTGATgag GTTGCACAGCTAATGGTGAAAAGGGCCTTAATAGAAGCTGTGGTATTGGTTAGAGTGGTTTTGTGGATATTGGGAACTAAGTTGGGAACCCTACTGCTCTGTGGCTCTCTTTGTTTTGGTAAGACATGGCCCTTCGTTCACAACTTTTCAAGTTTGTCGttggagaaaagagaaaaggtcCTGCAGAAGTGGTTCAAGCACAGGTTTCTTACCCCCATTAGGCTTGCCTTTGTTTACATCAAGTTTCTTTGCCTCTACATTTTCTTCTCTCGG GTTGGTGAGAATGCAGAAAACCTAATATGGCAAGCCATTGGATACCATGTAGAAACTGATGACCAAGATGATCAAAAGAACCACtcaaaaatgcaagaacaagAGAGGCCTCTTCAGAAGGGTATCATAGAAACAATGCTTGAAACTGATACCACCCTTCTGAATTCCCTTACACAGAAAGGCTTCCAAGTCATACACGACTGcacaaaaaatatttacaacGTCAAATGTGACGTTATAGTTGTTGGCTCTGGTTGTGGAGGAGGTGTCGCAGCTGCTGTTCTTGCAAGCTCAGGCCACAAAGTCATCGTTCTTGAAAAAGGAAACTACTTCACTCCCTCAGATTACTCTTCTTTGGAAGCTCCCTCCCATGATCAACTCTATGAATCAGGAGGCATTCTTGTAACTGTTGATGGGAAAATTGTGCTTCAGGCTGCATCCACGGTTGGTGGTGGCTCTACTATTAACTGGTCAGCTTGTATTAAAACACCAAATTTTGTGCTTCAGGAATGGAATAAGGATCATAAGATCAAGTTCTTCGGGGGATCGGAGTATCTTTCTGCAATGGATACTGTGTGCGAGAGAATTGGTGTTACTGAGAATTGTGTAGAGGAAGGGTTTCAAAATCAAGTACTAAGGAAAGGGTGTGAGAATCTAGGCCTTGGGGTGGATTTTGTGCCTCGAAATTCTTCAGAAAAGCATTACTGTGGATCATGTGGTTATGGATGCAGGAAAGGAGAGAAAAAGGGGACAGATTCTACATGGCTAATGGATGCAGTGGATTATGGTGCCGTGATCATAACTGGATGTAAAGCTGAGAGATTTGTATTGGAAACCAGCAAAAGtggaagtaaaagaaaaaagaagtgtTTGGGAGTAATGGCAAAACCTTTGAGCAATAACATTACGAAAAGGCTGCAAATTGAGGCCAAAGTTACAATCTCAGCTTGTGGAGCTCTTTTGACACCCCCTTTAATGCTTTCTAGTGGACTTAAGAACAAGAATATTGGTCGGAATCTTCATCTCCACCCTGTTTTAATGGCCTGGGGGTATTTCCCTGACTCAAATTCAGAGTTCAAGGGTAAAAACTATGAGGGTGGAATAATTACATCAGTGTATAAGGTGGTATCAGCAGACTCTAAGGTAAAAGCAATCATAGAAACACCGGCATTAGGGCCGGGAACATTTTCTGCTTTGAGCCCTTGGGTGTCTGGGGAAGACATAAAGAACAGAATGCTGAAGTTTTCAAGAACTGCCCATTTGATTTCAATTATCAGGGATAAGGGTTCTGGGGTAGTTACGAAGGGCGGAAGAGTAAGTTATGACTTTTCTGCCTTAGACAAAGAGAACATAAAGGGAGGTTTAAGGCAGGCATTGAGGATTCTAATAGCAGCAGGAGCAATTGAAGTTGGCACACATCGGAGTGATGGGCTAAGACTCAAATGTAAAGGGATTGATAAGGAGGAACTGGAGGAGTTTCTCGACATGGTTATTGCAGATGAAGGGCCGCAGTCACTAGTAGAGAATTGGACAACCTATTCCTCGGCTCATCAGATGGGGAGCTGTAGAATGGGAATCAATGCAAAGGAAGGAGCGGTTGATGAGAATGGGGAGAGCTGGGAAGCAGAAAGCCTCTTCGTATGCGATGGGAGTGTTCTGCCTAGTGCTGTTGGTGTCAATCCCATGATCACCATCCAATCAACTGCATACTGTCTTTCAAAGAGAATAGCTGATTCTCTGAGAAAGTGTTAG